From a single Miscanthus floridulus cultivar M001 chromosome 8, ASM1932011v1, whole genome shotgun sequence genomic region:
- the LOC136478485 gene encoding formin-like protein 7 isoform X2: protein MVFRIMFNTAFIRSNILMLNRDHIDMLWNAKDQFPKDFRFEVIFSDMDAVTSHVTTEPVIHQEKQGLGVEEFAKVLDIFNHLDWLDGKKDTIPHTDQLKISSITDEPEAFFDTREELESESFPGEISSSSVVLKIGNDLGMLVSTKPRHIPQDSSSADVQSQSQTTVPSRSRTRPTTALLSPSKVKISKTSASPMDLSSRTIMPQQSSSPVQPRRAMSDSAVQVLSEISESASTERSGSQTPIEHEPSPLMENRPASTASLLPLCTPPPLPPPPPTVSLLPVPDKLPKNTSTSTISISLRATVHSSPPSEPSVPPKDILRTEELVKSQEPSYETRGKLQTDSATGPNDFLLSPAASSSLDEELSNPRASLLTDLPAVPQNPDTRPFAIQATRSETMPPPPPPPPPPKSGMMLFPLTHGEEVKITIEKVVPHQPPHPPPPPPSAPFSSSNPYAVSVIPDPQKRTRSPPFSSPQTQSPPPPSPLLNKPEVSLSQPQFVDNKHSATMEYPDTPSLTPTFSDSDTRVQTPPVPPPPPPRSLPVPPPPPPPSRTPPVPPPPPPPSRTPPVPPPPPSQTPPVPPPPPPPSSQTPPVPPPPPSRTPPVPPPPPPSSRTPPVPPPPPPPHSSQTPPAPPPPPPPSQSFPSLSKRNRVAAPHPPPPPPPLSSRVTSAPSVPPSPPLPPPKLAVANNASQKSPTIQPPPPPPGPHHKLSSHSLPTKGSAANSNPPPPPAFSFGAKDRSTARSKSPRSLRANQASKRTPLKPLHWVKVSRAIQGSLWAETQKSDEVSRTPEIDISELESLFSVTMPNMEAKRQRQHPSVATKQEKVHLIDLQRSKNCEIMLRNIKMPLPDLMGSVLALDDSIVDGDRVDYLIKFCPTKEEMELLKGYTGKKENLGNCEQFFLEMMKVPRVESKLRILSFKIKFVTQVADLKSNLNTINSVAEEVRSSLKLKRVMQTILSLGNTLNQGTARGAAVGFRLDSLLKLSDIRARNNRMTLMHYLCKILSDKLPEVLDFSRDLANLEPASKIQLKELAEEMQAITKGLEKVEQELATSEKDPPETEIFYRKLKLFLADAQAEGRLLALLYSTAGKSADSLAHYFGEDPVRCPFEQVVSTLLSFTKTFERALAENVKQLELEKKRAQTEAEKEKPKLTAHKKGESLELGISKEKAKLTAHKKGESLELGISGR from the exons ATGGTTTTCCGAATCATGTTCAATACAGCATTCATCCGGTCAAACATCTTGATGCTTAATCGTGATCACATAGACATGTTATGGAATGCAAAAGACCAATTCCCTAAAGATTTTCGGTTTGAG GTTATCTTTTCCGATATGGACGCAGTTACTTCACATGTCACAACAGAGCCTGTTATTCATCAAGAGAAACAAGGACTTGGGGTTGAAGAATTTGCTAAGGTGCTAGATATTTTTAACCATTTGGACTGGTTGGATGGGAAGAAGGATACTATACCCCACACAGACCAGCTAAAAATCTCATCCATTACCGATGAACCTGAGGCTTTCTTTGATACTCGTGAAGAACTTGAATCTGAAAGTTTTCCTGGTGAAATTAGTTCTTCTAGTGTTGTTCTGAAGATCGGAAATGATTTGGGTATGCTGGTCAGCACTAAACCGAGACATATCCCCCAAGATTCAAGTTCAGCTGATGTTCAATCCCAATCACAAACTACAGTGCCATCTCGTTCGCGAACGCGACCCACCACAGCATTGTTATCACCTTCTAAGGTTAAGATTTCAAAAACCAGTGCTTCACCAATGGACCTGTCTTCAAGGACAATCATGCCACAACAATCATCTTCACCGGTTCAGCCTCGGCGAGCGATGTCTGACTCTGCAGTCCAAGTATTATCAGAGATATCAGAATCAGCATCAACTGAGAGGTCTGGTTCACAAACTCCAATTGAACATGAACCTTCCCCTCTGATGGAAAACAGACCAGCATCAACAGCATCTCTGTTACCTTTGTGCacacctcctcctcttcctccccctcCACCCACTGTCTCGTTACTCCCTGTTCCCGATAAGTTACCCAAAAATACTAGCACAAGTACCATCAGCATTTCCCTTAGAGCAACCGTGCATTCCTCTCCACCTTCAGAACCATCAGTCCCGCCTAAAGATATTTTGAGAACCGAAGAGCTGGTTAAATCACAAGAACCTTCCTACGAAACTCGTGGGAAATTACAAACTGATAGTGCTACAGGTCCCAATGATTTCTTactgtcaccagctgcttcatCGTCACTGGATGAGGAATTAAGCAATCCAAGAGCATCTCTCCTGACGGATTTGCCTGCAGTACCTCAAAATCCAGACACTAGGCCCTTTGCAATTCAAGCGACAAGATCTGAAActatgccaccaccaccaccacctccgcctccacCAAAATCAGGCATGATGTTGTTTCCTTTGACACATGGTGAAGAGGTAAAAATCACTATAGAAAAAGTTGTACCACATCAGCCTCCACAtccaccacccccaccaccatCAGCGCCATTTTCAAGCTCAAATCCATATGCTGTATCTGTAATTCCAGATCCACAAAAGAGAACTCGGTCTCCACCATTTTCCTCTCCACAGacacaatcaccacctccgcctTCTCCACTACTTAATAAACCTGAAGTCTCATTGTCTCAACCGCAGTTTGTAGATAACAAGCACAGTGCAACGATGGAATATCCAGACACCCCGTCTTTGACGCCTACATTTTCAGACAGTGATACGCGGGTGCAAACACCGCCtgttccacctcctccacctcctcgatcactgccagtgccacctccaccacctcctccatcTCGAACACCGCCtgttccacctccaccacctcctccatcTAGAACACCGCctgttccacctccacctccttctcAAACACCACCtgttccacctccaccaccaccaccttcaTCTCAAACACCGCctgttccacctccacctccttctcGAACACCACCTgttccacctcctccaccaccttcaTCTCGAACACCGCctgttccacctccacctccaccaccacattCTTCTCAAACACCtcctgctccacctccaccacctcccccTTCACAAAGTTTTCCATCCTTAAGTAAAAGAAATCGCGTGGCAGCCCCTcatccacctccgcctccaccaCCACTGTCATCCCGTGTTACTTCTGCACCATCAGTACCACCTTCACCCCCATTACCTCCTCCTAAGCTTGCTGTGGCCAACAATGCTTCACAGAAGTCACCAACAATCcaaccacctccacctccaccaggCCCCCATCATAAGCTTTCGTCACATTCTTTACCTACGAAGGGAAGTGCTGCCAATTCTAACCCTCCCCCACCTCCAGCATTTTCATTTGGTGCAAAGGATCGTAGCACAGCCCGCTCAAAAAGTCCTAGAAGTTTACGTGCCAACCAGGCATCTAAAAGGACCCCGCTGAAGCCATTGCACTGGGTGAAAGTGTCAAGAGCAATACAGGGAAGTTTGTGGGCTGAAACACAGAAGTCTGATGAAGTATCTAG GACTCCAGAGATTGATATTTCTGAGCTTGAAAGTCTTTTCTCTGTAACGATGCCAAATATGGAGGCAAAACGGCAACGACAACACCCTTCTGTTGCAACAAAGCAAGAAAAAGTTCATCTG ATTGACCTTCAGCGCTCAAAGAATTGTGAAATTATGCTGAGAAACATTAAGATGCCACTGCCTGATCTAATG GGTTCAGTGCTTGCCCTTGATGATTCCATAGTTGATGGTGATCGAGTAGATTACCTAATAAAGTTCTGTCCAACTAAGGAAGAAATGGAACTACTCAAA GGTTATACAGGCAAAAAGGAGAACCTAGGGAACTGTGAACAG TTTTTCTTGGAGATGATGAAAGTACCAAGGGTGGAGTCAAAACTGAGAATTTTGTCATTTAAGATAAAGTTTGTTACACAG GTCGCGGACCTAAAAAGTAATTTGAATACCATCAATTCGGTTGCTGAAGAG GTTAGGAGCTCTTTGAAACTTAAGCGAGTGATGCAGACGATTCTTTCTTTGGGGAACACATTAAACCAAGGAACTGCAAGGG GTGCAGCTGTTGGATTTAGATTGGATAGTCTTCTTAAGCTCAGTGATATACGGGCACGTAATAATAGGATGACTCTAATGCATTATCTATGCAAG ATTCTTTCGGACAAGCTTCCTGAAGTTCTTGACTTCAGCAGGGATCTTGCAAATTTAGAACCTGCCTCAAAG ATACAACTAAAGGAGTTAGCAGAAGAAATGCAAGCAATAACTAAAGGACTGGAAAAAGTGGAGCAGGAACTGGCAACATCTGAAAAGGATCCTCCAGAGACAGAGATATTTTACAGG AAATTGAAGTTATTCCTTGCTGATGCCCAAGCTGAAGGAAGGTTGTTAGCTTTGCTTTACAGCACTGCG GGGAAAAGTGCCGATTCTCTAGCACATTATTTTGGTGAAGATCCCGTGCGGTGTCCTTTTGAGCAAG TTGTCTCAACATTGCTAAGCTTCACGAAGACGTTTGAGCGGGCCCTTGCCGAGAATGTTAAGCAGTTGGAGCTGGAAAAGAAAAGAGCCCAAACGGAAGCAGAGAAGGAGAAGCCCAAACTAACTGCCCACAAGAAGGGGGAATCACTGGAGCTTGGAATTTCGAAAGAGAAGGCCAAACTAACTGCCCACAAGAAGGGGGAATCGCTGGAGCTTGGAATTTCAGGCCGGTGA
- the LOC136478486 gene encoding leucine aminopeptidase 2, chloroplastic-like, which yields MATAASTTSAAVLVSRLLRLSPRLLRRLSVTRAPPAALASSSGRLLPPLARHPLGHRARMGHTAAAAAAAAEPALGLTKPNAVEPPQVTFSAKDVEFSECKGDILVVAVTEKDLSKDADSKFENAVLKKLDGQLGGLLSEAAAEEDFTGKTGQSVVLRLAGQGFKRVGLIGLGQNAPSTAAASRGLGESVASVAKAAQASTAAIVLASPSEIQEEFKLTAAAAIASGTVLGLYEDSRYKSESKKVHLKQVDIIGLGSGAEVDQKLKYANDLSSGVIFGRELVNSPANVLTPAVLAEEASKIASTYSDVFTATILDVEKCKELKMGSYLGVAAASANPPHFIHLCYKPTDGNVKRTLAIVGKGLTFDSGGYNIKTGPGCSIELMKFDMGGSAAVFGAAKALGQIKPPGVEVHFIVAACENMISGTGMRPGDIVTASNGKTIEINNTDAEGRLTLADALVYACNQGVEKIIDLATLTGACVIALGPSIAGVFTPSDELAKEVTAASEVSGEKFWRLPLEESYWESMKSGVADMVNTGGRQGGSITAALFLKQFVDEKVQWMHIDMAGPVWNDKKRAATGFGVSTLVEWVLKNSSS from the exons ATGGCCACCGCCGCATCCACCACCTCCGCCGCCGTGCTCGTCTCCAGGCTCCTCCGCCTCTCGccgcgcctgctgcgccgcctcAGCGTGACCCGCGCGCCGCCCGCGGCACTAGCGTCGTCGTCTGGTCGCCTCCTCCCGCCCCTCGCCCGCCACCCGCTCGGTCACCGCGCCCGGATGGGGCACACCGCCGCCGCTGCGGCCGCGGCCGCTGAACCCGCTCTCGGCCTCACGAAGCCCAACGCCGTCGAGCCGCCTCAG GTCACCTTTTCCGCTAAAGACGTCGAATTCTCCGAGTGTAAGGGCGATATTCTCGTCGTCGCGGTCACGGAGAAGGATCTGTCCAAGGACGCCGACTCCAAGTTCGAGAATGCCGTCTTGAAGAAGCTGGACGGCCAGCTCGGCGGCCTCCTGTCGGAGGCTGCGGCGGAGGAAGATTTCACCGGGAAGACGGGGCAGTCGGTGGTTCTCCGGCTCGCGGGGCAGGGTTTCAAGAGGGTGGGCCTGATCGGTCTTGGCCAGAACGCCCCGTCCACCGCCGCCGCTAGCCGAGGCCTCGGCGAGTCCGTCGCGTCGGTTGCCAAGGCCGCTCAAGCTAGCACCGCTGCTATTGTTCTTGCCTCCCCCAGTGAGATCCAGGAAGAGTTCAAGCTGACTGCTGCAGCTGCAATTGCTTCCG GAACCGTGCTAGGGTTGTATGAGGACAGCAGATATAAGTCTGAATCAAAAAAGGTGCACCTGAAGCAGGTTGATATTATTGGTCTGGGTTCTGGTGCCGAGGTGGATCAGAAACTTAAGTATGCCAATGATCTTTCGTCTGGTGTGATATTCGGAAGAGAGCTTGTGAACTCTCCTGCAAATGTCCTTACCCCTG CTGTGCTTGCGGAGGAGGCGTCAAAGATCGCTTCTACTTACAGTGATGTGTTCACTGCCACAATACTAGATGTAGAGAAATGCAAGGAGTTAAAGATGGGTTCCTACTTGGGAGTTGCCGCAGCTTCTGCTAACCCTCCTCACTTCATCCATTTGTGTTACAAACCGACTGATGGGAATGTTAAGAGAACGCTGGCTATTGTTGGGAAGGGCTTAACTTTTGACAG TGGTGGCTACAACATTAAGACCGGGCCAGGCTGCAGCATCGAACTGATGAAATTTGACATGGGAGGCTCTGCAGCCGTGTTTGGTGCAGCTAAAGCTTTGGGACAAATCAAGCCTCCTGGAGTAGAG GTTCACTTTATAGTCGCTGCCTGTGAAAATATGATTAGTGGCACAGGCATGAGGCCCGGTGACATTGTAACTGCTTCCAACGGGAAGACAATTGAG ATAAATAACACTGACGCGGAGGGAAGGCTAACACTTGCTGATGCTTTGGTCTATGCTTGCAACCAAGGTGTTGAAAAG ATTATTGACTTGGCTACACTGACTGGCGCTTGTGTTATCGCACTTGGGCCTAGCATCGCCG GGGTTTTCACGCCAAGCGATGAGCTAGCCAAGGAGGTTACCGCTGCTTCTGAGGTATCAGGCGAGAAGTTTTGGAGACTGCCACTGGAAGAGAGCTACTGGGAATCTATGAAGTCCGGTGTGGCTGATATGGTCAACACTGGTGGTAGGCAGGGAGGTTCTATTACCGCTGCACTGTTCCTGAAACAG TTCGTTGACGAGAAGGTCCAGTGGATGCACATCGACATGGCCGGGCCAGTGTGGAACGACAAGAAGCGGGCTGCCACCGGGTTCGGCGTTTCCACCCTGGTGGAGTGGGTCCTCAAGAACTCCTCGTCATGA
- the LOC136478485 gene encoding formin-like protein 7 isoform X1: MSLFRKFFYKKPPDGLLLITDNIYVFDHCFSMKEVEGDHFEAHIRGIAADLLENFRDHSFMISNFGTKEEESPIYHILSEYGMTVLDYPGHYEGCPLLTMEMIHCILKSSESWLSLGQHNLLLMHCERGSWPVLAFMLAALLIYLGHYSDEQKTLDMVYKQSSLELLEMFSPLNSMPSQMRYLRYISTRNVMPEWPPADRALTLDCVILRMVPNFHGQGGFRPIFRIYGPDPLMPPDQTPKVLFSTPKKSNLVRFYSQADELVKIGLQCHVQGDVVLECINLYEDLDREEMVFRIMFNTAFIRSNILMLNRDHIDMLWNAKDQFPKDFRFEVIFSDMDAVTSHVTTEPVIHQEKQGLGVEEFAKVLDIFNHLDWLDGKKDTIPHTDQLKISSITDEPEAFFDTREELESESFPGEISSSSVVLKIGNDLGMLVSTKPRHIPQDSSSADVQSQSQTTVPSRSRTRPTTALLSPSKVKISKTSASPMDLSSRTIMPQQSSSPVQPRRAMSDSAVQVLSEISESASTERSGSQTPIEHEPSPLMENRPASTASLLPLCTPPPLPPPPPTVSLLPVPDKLPKNTSTSTISISLRATVHSSPPSEPSVPPKDILRTEELVKSQEPSYETRGKLQTDSATGPNDFLLSPAASSSLDEELSNPRASLLTDLPAVPQNPDTRPFAIQATRSETMPPPPPPPPPPKSGMMLFPLTHGEEVKITIEKVVPHQPPHPPPPPPSAPFSSSNPYAVSVIPDPQKRTRSPPFSSPQTQSPPPPSPLLNKPEVSLSQPQFVDNKHSATMEYPDTPSLTPTFSDSDTRVQTPPVPPPPPPRSLPVPPPPPPPSRTPPVPPPPPPPSRTPPVPPPPPSQTPPVPPPPPPPSSQTPPVPPPPPSRTPPVPPPPPPSSRTPPVPPPPPPPHSSQTPPAPPPPPPPSQSFPSLSKRNRVAAPHPPPPPPPLSSRVTSAPSVPPSPPLPPPKLAVANNASQKSPTIQPPPPPPGPHHKLSSHSLPTKGSAANSNPPPPPAFSFGAKDRSTARSKSPRSLRANQASKRTPLKPLHWVKVSRAIQGSLWAETQKSDEVSRTPEIDISELESLFSVTMPNMEAKRQRQHPSVATKQEKVHLIDLQRSKNCEIMLRNIKMPLPDLMGSVLALDDSIVDGDRVDYLIKFCPTKEEMELLKGYTGKKENLGNCEQFFLEMMKVPRVESKLRILSFKIKFVTQVADLKSNLNTINSVAEEVRSSLKLKRVMQTILSLGNTLNQGTARGAAVGFRLDSLLKLSDIRARNNRMTLMHYLCKILSDKLPEVLDFSRDLANLEPASKIQLKELAEEMQAITKGLEKVEQELATSEKDPPETEIFYRKLKLFLADAQAEGRLLALLYSTAGKSADSLAHYFGEDPVRCPFEQVVSTLLSFTKTFERALAENVKQLELEKKRAQTEAEKEKPKLTAHKKGESLELGISKEKAKLTAHKKGESLELGISGR, from the exons ATGTCGCTGTTCCGGAAGTTCTTCTATAAGAAGCCGCCCGATGGGCTGCTCCTCATCACAGATAACATCTACG TTTTTGATCATTGCTTCTCCATGAAAGAGGTGGAAGGGGACCATTTCGAAGCTCACATTAGAGGCATTGCAGCAGATCTTCTGGAAAATTTTCGCGACCACTCATTCATGATTTCGAATTTTGGGACTAAAGAGGAAGAAAGCCCTATATACCATATTTTGTCTGAGTATGGTATGACTGTATTGGACTACCCTGGCCACTATGAGGGATGTCCACTCCTCACCATGGAAATGATCCACTGCATCTTGAAGTCCAGCGAAAGCTGGCTTTCCTTGGGTCAGCATAACTTACTGTTAATGCACTGTGAACGAGGGAGCTGGCCTGTTCTGGCTTTCATGTTAGCTGCTCTTCTAATATACCTGGGGCATTATTCCGACGAGCAGAAAACACTGGATATGGTCTACAAGCAATCGTCTTTGGAGCTTTTGGAGATGTTTTCACCTCTGAATTCCATGCCTTCTCAAATGAGATATTTGCGCTATATCTCAACGAGGAATGTCATGCCTGAATGGCCTCCAGCTGATAGAGCCCTCACATTAGATTGTGTTATTTTGAGGATGGTTCCAAATTTTCACGGCCAAGGTGGTTTCCGTCCAATATTCAGGATATACGGCCCGGATCCACTCATGCCCCCTGATCAGACTCCAAAAGTTCTTTTTTCAACTCCAAAGAAAAGCAACCTTGTCCGTTTTTACTCACAG GCAGATGAACTGGTGAAAATAGGCCTTCAGTGTCATGTCCAAGGTGATGTTGTCCTAGAGTGTATCAATTTGTATGAGGATCTGGATCGTGAAGAGATGGTTTTCCGAATCATGTTCAATACAGCATTCATCCGGTCAAACATCTTGATGCTTAATCGTGATCACATAGACATGTTATGGAATGCAAAAGACCAATTCCCTAAAGATTTTCGGTTTGAG GTTATCTTTTCCGATATGGACGCAGTTACTTCACATGTCACAACAGAGCCTGTTATTCATCAAGAGAAACAAGGACTTGGGGTTGAAGAATTTGCTAAGGTGCTAGATATTTTTAACCATTTGGACTGGTTGGATGGGAAGAAGGATACTATACCCCACACAGACCAGCTAAAAATCTCATCCATTACCGATGAACCTGAGGCTTTCTTTGATACTCGTGAAGAACTTGAATCTGAAAGTTTTCCTGGTGAAATTAGTTCTTCTAGTGTTGTTCTGAAGATCGGAAATGATTTGGGTATGCTGGTCAGCACTAAACCGAGACATATCCCCCAAGATTCAAGTTCAGCTGATGTTCAATCCCAATCACAAACTACAGTGCCATCTCGTTCGCGAACGCGACCCACCACAGCATTGTTATCACCTTCTAAGGTTAAGATTTCAAAAACCAGTGCTTCACCAATGGACCTGTCTTCAAGGACAATCATGCCACAACAATCATCTTCACCGGTTCAGCCTCGGCGAGCGATGTCTGACTCTGCAGTCCAAGTATTATCAGAGATATCAGAATCAGCATCAACTGAGAGGTCTGGTTCACAAACTCCAATTGAACATGAACCTTCCCCTCTGATGGAAAACAGACCAGCATCAACAGCATCTCTGTTACCTTTGTGCacacctcctcctcttcctccccctcCACCCACTGTCTCGTTACTCCCTGTTCCCGATAAGTTACCCAAAAATACTAGCACAAGTACCATCAGCATTTCCCTTAGAGCAACCGTGCATTCCTCTCCACCTTCAGAACCATCAGTCCCGCCTAAAGATATTTTGAGAACCGAAGAGCTGGTTAAATCACAAGAACCTTCCTACGAAACTCGTGGGAAATTACAAACTGATAGTGCTACAGGTCCCAATGATTTCTTactgtcaccagctgcttcatCGTCACTGGATGAGGAATTAAGCAATCCAAGAGCATCTCTCCTGACGGATTTGCCTGCAGTACCTCAAAATCCAGACACTAGGCCCTTTGCAATTCAAGCGACAAGATCTGAAActatgccaccaccaccaccacctccgcctccacCAAAATCAGGCATGATGTTGTTTCCTTTGACACATGGTGAAGAGGTAAAAATCACTATAGAAAAAGTTGTACCACATCAGCCTCCACAtccaccacccccaccaccatCAGCGCCATTTTCAAGCTCAAATCCATATGCTGTATCTGTAATTCCAGATCCACAAAAGAGAACTCGGTCTCCACCATTTTCCTCTCCACAGacacaatcaccacctccgcctTCTCCACTACTTAATAAACCTGAAGTCTCATTGTCTCAACCGCAGTTTGTAGATAACAAGCACAGTGCAACGATGGAATATCCAGACACCCCGTCTTTGACGCCTACATTTTCAGACAGTGATACGCGGGTGCAAACACCGCCtgttccacctcctccacctcctcgatcactgccagtgccacctccaccacctcctccatcTCGAACACCGCCtgttccacctccaccacctcctccatcTAGAACACCGCctgttccacctccacctccttctcAAACACCACCtgttccacctccaccaccaccaccttcaTCTCAAACACCGCctgttccacctccacctccttctcGAACACCACCTgttccacctcctccaccaccttcaTCTCGAACACCGCctgttccacctccacctccaccaccacattCTTCTCAAACACCtcctgctccacctccaccacctcccccTTCACAAAGTTTTCCATCCTTAAGTAAAAGAAATCGCGTGGCAGCCCCTcatccacctccgcctccaccaCCACTGTCATCCCGTGTTACTTCTGCACCATCAGTACCACCTTCACCCCCATTACCTCCTCCTAAGCTTGCTGTGGCCAACAATGCTTCACAGAAGTCACCAACAATCcaaccacctccacctccaccaggCCCCCATCATAAGCTTTCGTCACATTCTTTACCTACGAAGGGAAGTGCTGCCAATTCTAACCCTCCCCCACCTCCAGCATTTTCATTTGGTGCAAAGGATCGTAGCACAGCCCGCTCAAAAAGTCCTAGAAGTTTACGTGCCAACCAGGCATCTAAAAGGACCCCGCTGAAGCCATTGCACTGGGTGAAAGTGTCAAGAGCAATACAGGGAAGTTTGTGGGCTGAAACACAGAAGTCTGATGAAGTATCTAG GACTCCAGAGATTGATATTTCTGAGCTTGAAAGTCTTTTCTCTGTAACGATGCCAAATATGGAGGCAAAACGGCAACGACAACACCCTTCTGTTGCAACAAAGCAAGAAAAAGTTCATCTG ATTGACCTTCAGCGCTCAAAGAATTGTGAAATTATGCTGAGAAACATTAAGATGCCACTGCCTGATCTAATG GGTTCAGTGCTTGCCCTTGATGATTCCATAGTTGATGGTGATCGAGTAGATTACCTAATAAAGTTCTGTCCAACTAAGGAAGAAATGGAACTACTCAAA GGTTATACAGGCAAAAAGGAGAACCTAGGGAACTGTGAACAG TTTTTCTTGGAGATGATGAAAGTACCAAGGGTGGAGTCAAAACTGAGAATTTTGTCATTTAAGATAAAGTTTGTTACACAG GTCGCGGACCTAAAAAGTAATTTGAATACCATCAATTCGGTTGCTGAAGAG GTTAGGAGCTCTTTGAAACTTAAGCGAGTGATGCAGACGATTCTTTCTTTGGGGAACACATTAAACCAAGGAACTGCAAGGG GTGCAGCTGTTGGATTTAGATTGGATAGTCTTCTTAAGCTCAGTGATATACGGGCACGTAATAATAGGATGACTCTAATGCATTATCTATGCAAG ATTCTTTCGGACAAGCTTCCTGAAGTTCTTGACTTCAGCAGGGATCTTGCAAATTTAGAACCTGCCTCAAAG ATACAACTAAAGGAGTTAGCAGAAGAAATGCAAGCAATAACTAAAGGACTGGAAAAAGTGGAGCAGGAACTGGCAACATCTGAAAAGGATCCTCCAGAGACAGAGATATTTTACAGG AAATTGAAGTTATTCCTTGCTGATGCCCAAGCTGAAGGAAGGTTGTTAGCTTTGCTTTACAGCACTGCG GGGAAAAGTGCCGATTCTCTAGCACATTATTTTGGTGAAGATCCCGTGCGGTGTCCTTTTGAGCAAG TTGTCTCAACATTGCTAAGCTTCACGAAGACGTTTGAGCGGGCCCTTGCCGAGAATGTTAAGCAGTTGGAGCTGGAAAAGAAAAGAGCCCAAACGGAAGCAGAGAAGGAGAAGCCCAAACTAACTGCCCACAAGAAGGGGGAATCACTGGAGCTTGGAATTTCGAAAGAGAAGGCCAAACTAACTGCCCACAAGAAGGGGGAATCGCTGGAGCTTGGAATTTCAGGCCGGTGA
- the LOC136478487 gene encoding cytochrome c oxidase copper chaperone 1-like, translating into MGSAEVPLPVAVPSPEIPAVNGGSSAATAAPATESKPKKKICCACPDTKRLRDECVVEHGESACTKWIEAHKRCLRAEGFNV; encoded by the coding sequence ATGGGCAGCGCTGAAGTCCCACTGCCTGTGGCCGTGCCGTCACCTGAAATACCAGCTGTGAACGGAGGCTCATCTGCCGCCACCGCAGCTCCTGCTACCGAATCGAAGCCGAAAAAGAAGATATGCTGCGCGTGCCCTGATACAAAGAGGCTGAGAGATGAGTGCGTCGTCGAGCATGGTGAATCTGCTtgcaccaagtggatcgaagctCACAAGCGATGCCTCCGTGCTGAGGGGTTTAATGTCTGA